From Methanocella paludicola SANAE, a single genomic window includes:
- a CDS encoding glycosyltransferase family 4 protein translates to MMRVCLVNALFHPFSGGIEKHMYELSRELVRQGVDVTVVTGRINGLPEREDIDGVDVRRVPCRAVRAPLIYPPPLVLSPLFYFRLGRLDDELGFDIIHLHNRFFIDFNMASVYARLKNKPFVMTAHNPRPKHVASAAGTLGVAYDWLIGRWPFILADRVIAVSDWTKHDIAKYGVDKSKIVTIHNGINVDSYRPRGGGRARERYGVRGNMLLFVGRMVPQKGIGYLLEAMPCVLRTHPGTKLVLVGRGSLCDGLRRRARELGLDGNAVFSGYVEEDELKEAYGACDLFILPSTVEPFGIVVAEAMASGKPVVCTDSGGVREIVDDGSSGFVVPPGSPEALAEKINTLLSDARLRADMGLKGREAAERRLDWKLIAEKTKRVYEDVLSRRANP, encoded by the coding sequence ATGATGAGGGTCTGCCTGGTCAACGCGCTTTTCCATCCCTTTTCCGGCGGGATCGAGAAGCACATGTACGAACTATCGAGGGAGCTCGTCCGCCAGGGCGTGGACGTGACCGTCGTCACCGGCAGGATCAACGGCCTGCCGGAGCGGGAGGACATTGACGGAGTTGACGTGAGGCGAGTGCCCTGCAGGGCCGTCAGGGCCCCGCTGATCTACCCGCCTCCGCTGGTCCTGTCGCCGCTCTTCTACTTCCGCCTCGGGAGGCTCGACGATGAGCTGGGCTTCGATATCATTCACCTGCACAACCGTTTCTTCATCGACTTTAACATGGCCTCGGTGTATGCCCGGCTGAAGAACAAGCCGTTCGTCATGACGGCCCACAATCCCAGGCCAAAGCACGTGGCCTCTGCGGCCGGAACGCTGGGCGTCGCGTACGACTGGCTCATCGGCCGCTGGCCGTTCATCCTGGCCGACAGGGTCATCGCCGTATCCGACTGGACGAAGCACGACATCGCGAAGTACGGCGTGGATAAAAGCAAGATCGTGACCATCCACAACGGCATCAACGTGGACTCATACAGGCCCCGGGGCGGCGGGAGGGCCAGGGAGAGGTACGGCGTCAGGGGCAACATGCTGCTGTTCGTGGGCCGCATGGTGCCCCAGAAGGGCATCGGCTACCTGCTGGAGGCCATGCCCTGCGTGCTCCGGACGCATCCCGGCACGAAGCTTGTACTTGTGGGCCGGGGAAGCCTGTGCGACGGCCTCCGGCGCCGGGCCAGGGAGCTGGGGCTGGACGGCAACGCCGTCTTCTCCGGGTACGTGGAGGAGGACGAGCTTAAGGAGGCCTATGGCGCCTGCGATCTTTTCATTTTGCCGTCCACGGTCGAGCCGTTCGGCATCGTGGTCGCCGAGGCCATGGCCAGCGGGAAGCCGGTCGTGTGCACAGACTCGGGCGGGGTGAGGGAGATCGTGGACGATGGCTCCAGCGGGTTCGTGGTGCCCCCGGGGAGCCCTGAGGCGCTGGCCGAAAAGATCAATACGCTTCTGTCGGACGCCCGCCTGCGGGCCGACATGGGCCTGAAAGGCCGGGAGGCCGCCGAGAGGAGGCTGGACTGGAAGCTCATCGCCGAGAAGACGAAACGTGTCTACGAGGACGTCCTCTCGCGCCGCGCAAACCCCTAA
- a CDS encoding glycosyltransferase family 4 protein yields the protein MKVCLVNALFHPFSGGVEKHMLELSRELVKQDVDVTIVTARIEGTPAYEEMDGVKVHRVPCLSVKVPGLYPPPFVMSPFFALYLKRLDDENGFDIIHLQNRFFVDFDTAALYARLKKKPFMMTIHNARPLGISLPISVFGSAYDWAIGRWPFAMADRIIAVSEWVKYDIARYRIDERKIVPVHNGINVGSFRPTAATNVRKQYGIDGPMLLFVGRMITQKGVPYLIDAMPLVLEKHPDTKLLLVGRGNALESLKKKVGAMGLEKSVIFSGYMTEDMLKETYGTCDMFVLPSVWEVLPIAILEAMSSSKPVVCTNAGGNAELVKDGYNGYVVPMRSPEALADRINDLLDDPEKMKSMGCAGRRRAEDEFDWKLIASKTKHVYEDLLMEKKNGGRKNNRYYPHVNVT from the coding sequence ATGAAGGTCTGCCTGGTCAACGCGCTGTTCCACCCGTTCTCGGGCGGCGTGGAGAAGCACATGCTCGAGCTCTCGAGGGAGCTGGTGAAGCAGGACGTCGACGTGACCATCGTCACGGCCCGCATCGAGGGCACCCCCGCCTACGAGGAGATGGACGGCGTGAAGGTTCACCGGGTGCCCTGCCTGAGCGTGAAGGTGCCGGGCCTGTACCCGCCCCCGTTCGTCATGTCCCCCTTCTTTGCGCTATACTTGAAAAGGCTGGATGACGAGAACGGCTTCGACATCATACACCTGCAGAACCGGTTCTTCGTGGACTTCGACACCGCCGCGCTATACGCCCGGCTTAAAAAGAAGCCCTTCATGATGACCATCCACAACGCCCGCCCTCTTGGCATATCGCTGCCCATATCCGTATTCGGGTCGGCCTACGACTGGGCGATCGGCCGCTGGCCCTTCGCCATGGCGGACCGCATCATCGCGGTCTCGGAGTGGGTCAAGTACGACATCGCCAGGTACCGCATCGACGAGAGGAAGATCGTGCCGGTGCACAACGGGATCAACGTGGGCTCGTTCAGGCCCACGGCGGCCACGAACGTCCGGAAGCAGTACGGCATCGACGGCCCCATGCTGCTTTTCGTGGGCCGGATGATCACCCAGAAGGGCGTTCCATATCTCATCGACGCCATGCCGCTCGTCCTTGAAAAGCACCCGGACACGAAGCTGCTCCTCGTGGGCCGTGGCAACGCGCTGGAGTCGTTAAAGAAGAAGGTGGGGGCCATGGGCCTGGAAAAGAGCGTCATCTTTTCCGGTTACATGACGGAGGACATGCTAAAGGAGACCTACGGTACCTGCGACATGTTCGTGCTACCCTCGGTGTGGGAGGTGCTCCCCATCGCCATCCTGGAGGCCATGTCGTCCTCGAAGCCGGTGGTGTGCACAAACGCCGGCGGGAACGCCGAACTGGTAAAAGACGGATATAACGGCTACGTGGTGCCCATGCGGAGCCCTGAGGCGCTCGCCGACAGAATAAACGACCTGCTGGACGACCCGGAGAAGATGAAAAGCATGGGATGTGCGGGCCGGAGGCGCGCCGAGGACGAGTTCGACTGGAAGCTCATCGCCTCGAAGACAAAACATGTCTACGAGGACCTGCTCATGGAAAAAAAGAATGGCGGGAGAAAAAATAACCGGTATTATCCTCACGTCAACGTTACATAA
- a CDS encoding GNAT family N-acetyltransferase, translating into MLKEGLKVARGMADDIGPVFAEAARSLPIADQAERSYISNLIERARQGDLGIYTLLLGARSVGVICYKTLDGDAELVFGHAGGSEAYFLRSVAEGLFSEGIHTVRSNFNWPAPRGFISAARDMGFVVTERMGMCLSPAPVKPAYDGFDILPWKDDYAGEVCRIMYESQAPADIPVYPMLARPEGVRALMDSVMAGKHGRFLRGFSYVAWAGGRPVGFIISTMLSDGSILILDLGVDRGHRKRGIGGALLDRLSGDAYREGHGLIVLAVTSNNYDAIRLYERKGFKVNGYFRQHVLSKIATPSGGTPSP; encoded by the coding sequence ATGTTGAAAGAGGGGCTGAAAGTGGCCCGCGGCATGGCGGACGACATCGGGCCGGTATTCGCTGAAGCGGCCCGGAGCCTGCCAATCGCCGACCAGGCGGAGCGCAGCTACATCAGCAATTTGATCGAGCGGGCCAGGCAGGGAGACCTGGGCATCTACACGCTCTTACTCGGCGCCCGCTCCGTCGGCGTCATCTGCTATAAGACTCTGGACGGGGACGCCGAGCTCGTCTTCGGCCACGCGGGCGGCAGCGAGGCGTACTTCCTGAGGTCAGTGGCAGAGGGCCTCTTTAGCGAGGGCATTCACACCGTCAGGAGCAACTTTAACTGGCCGGCCCCCCGTGGCTTTATATCGGCGGCCAGGGACATGGGCTTCGTCGTGACCGAGCGCATGGGCATGTGCCTGAGCCCCGCACCCGTGAAGCCGGCGTACGACGGATTCGACATACTTCCATGGAAGGACGACTACGCGGGCGAAGTCTGCCGTATAATGTACGAGAGCCAGGCTCCCGCCGACATCCCCGTGTACCCGATGCTCGCCCGGCCGGAGGGCGTGCGGGCGCTCATGGACAGCGTCATGGCCGGGAAGCACGGGCGGTTCCTGAGAGGCTTCTCGTACGTGGCGTGGGCGGGCGGCAGGCCCGTCGGGTTCATCATATCCACCATGCTCTCGGACGGCAGCATCCTTATCCTCGACCTGGGCGTGGACCGGGGGCACCGGAAGAGGGGCATCGGCGGGGCGCTGCTCGACCGGCTCTCCGGGGACGCCTACCGGGAGGGCCACGGCCTGATCGTGCTCGCCGTGACCTCGAACAACTATGACGCTATACGGCTGTACGAGCGCAAGGGCTTCAAGGTGAACGGCTACTTCAGGCAGCACGTCCTCTCAAAAATAGCTACTCCCTCGGGCGGTACTCCGAGTCCATGA
- a CDS encoding DEAD/DEAH box helicase, which produces MPEYVSHPLIKPDTVSSREYQLTLARTALERSSLIVLPTGLGKTIIALFVMIERLGDGKKVLMLSPTKPLVEQHAAFLRRVLTIDPEQVAVFTGSVAPEQREEVWKRSRVVVSTPQVIENDVLMKRFDLRDVSLIIFDEAHRATGDYAYVYIAKKYKEQSSDPLVLGITASPGSTPEKINEVKQNLSIEHVELKTENDPDVSPYIYEKDVEWVKVDVPDKAAEIKILLDSLMDDRLDRLRAMGVLYNTHLNKKELLMLQAKLQASISRGGSPESYKAVSILAEIMKIEHAVDLIQTQGVVPLKKYFDRLKEEAGSKGGSKATKRLMQDARLAGAIRVAGTADEVNPKTEKVKEIVVEQLKEKPSSRIIVFTNFRDTAEFVSRELAAVEGVKPVRFVGQASKLNDKGLSQKKQVEILDAFRAGEFNTLIATSVAEEGLDIPSTDLVIFYEPVPSEIRSIQRRGRTGRNAVGRVIVLISKGTRDEGTYRVSQAKEKKMYRTMNDMKDGQRMSDMLENGGAPAKIPETTPPLPAQGQTSLGEFGPKAGAKEAIEIYVDMREMRSAVVKNLEDMKASLSIRTLDVGDYVLSDRVCVERKTTDDFLDTLFGADRSLFEQIIAMKHAYMRPLLLIEGDGLYTKRRISPNVIHGVLASIAVDYGVTVLFTANEAETASFLFSIARREQAERKRSVNPHAQKASHTLAERQEYLVSAISEVGPVISKNLLRHFGSVKNIVSASKEELMEVDKVGEKTAAKIREVMDSEYRPRE; this is translated from the coding sequence ATGCCAGAATACGTGAGCCATCCCCTCATAAAGCCGGACACGGTGTCGAGCCGCGAGTATCAGCTCACGCTGGCGAGGACGGCCCTGGAGAGGTCGTCGCTCATCGTGCTACCCACCGGGCTGGGGAAGACCATCATCGCGCTTTTTGTCATGATCGAGCGCCTCGGGGACGGCAAAAAGGTCCTCATGTTATCTCCCACCAAGCCTCTGGTGGAGCAGCACGCCGCGTTCCTCAGGCGGGTGCTGACCATCGACCCGGAGCAGGTGGCCGTGTTCACGGGTAGCGTCGCCCCGGAGCAGAGGGAGGAGGTATGGAAGCGCTCCAGAGTGGTCGTCTCCACGCCCCAGGTAATCGAGAACGACGTGCTCATGAAAAGGTTCGACCTCCGGGACGTATCGTTGATCATCTTCGACGAGGCCCACAGGGCGACGGGCGACTATGCGTACGTCTACATCGCGAAAAAGTACAAAGAGCAGTCCTCTGACCCGCTGGTGCTGGGGATCACGGCCTCGCCGGGCAGCACGCCCGAGAAGATCAACGAGGTGAAGCAGAACCTCTCCATCGAGCACGTCGAGCTCAAGACGGAGAACGACCCGGACGTCTCGCCGTACATCTACGAGAAGGACGTGGAGTGGGTCAAGGTGGACGTGCCCGACAAGGCCGCCGAGATAAAAATTCTGCTCGACTCCCTCATGGACGACCGGCTGGACAGGCTCCGGGCCATGGGCGTCCTGTATAACACTCATCTGAACAAAAAAGAGCTGCTCATGCTCCAGGCGAAGCTGCAGGCGTCCATATCCAGAGGGGGCTCGCCGGAGAGCTACAAGGCCGTCTCAATTTTAGCGGAGATCATGAAGATCGAGCACGCCGTGGACCTGATACAGACGCAGGGCGTCGTGCCCCTCAAGAAGTACTTCGACCGCCTGAAAGAAGAGGCGGGGAGCAAGGGCGGTAGCAAGGCCACGAAGCGGCTCATGCAGGACGCCCGCCTCGCCGGGGCGATAAGGGTGGCGGGCACGGCCGACGAGGTCAACCCCAAGACAGAGAAGGTCAAGGAGATCGTCGTCGAGCAGCTAAAGGAAAAGCCGTCGTCCCGCATCATCGTGTTCACGAACTTCAGGGACACGGCCGAGTTCGTGTCCAGGGAGCTGGCCGCGGTGGAGGGCGTGAAGCCGGTGCGGTTCGTGGGACAGGCCTCGAAGCTCAACGATAAGGGCCTCTCCCAGAAAAAGCAGGTCGAGATACTCGATGCTTTCAGGGCCGGCGAGTTCAACACGCTCATCGCCACGTCGGTGGCCGAGGAGGGGCTGGACATCCCCTCGACCGATCTCGTGATCTTCTACGAGCCCGTGCCCTCCGAGATAAGGAGCATACAGCGCCGGGGGAGGACGGGGAGGAACGCCGTGGGCCGGGTGATCGTCCTGATATCGAAGGGCACCAGGGACGAGGGCACCTACCGTGTCAGCCAGGCGAAGGAGAAGAAGATGTACCGCACCATGAACGACATGAAGGACGGCCAGCGGATGTCGGACATGCTGGAGAACGGCGGGGCCCCCGCGAAAATTCCGGAGACGACGCCGCCCCTGCCGGCGCAGGGCCAGACGAGCCTCGGGGAGTTCGGGCCGAAGGCCGGGGCAAAGGAGGCCATCGAGATATACGTGGACATGCGGGAGATGCGCTCTGCCGTCGTAAAGAACCTGGAGGACATGAAGGCGTCCCTGAGCATCCGGACGCTGGACGTGGGGGACTACGTCCTGTCGGACAGGGTGTGCGTGGAGCGCAAGACCACGGACGACTTTCTGGACACGCTGTTCGGCGCGGACAGGAGCCTGTTCGAGCAGATCATCGCCATGAAGCACGCGTACATGCGGCCCCTGCTGCTCATCGAGGGCGACGGCCTTTACACGAAGCGCCGCATCAGTCCGAACGTGATCCACGGCGTCCTGGCGTCAATAGCGGTCGATTACGGCGTGACCGTCCTCTTCACGGCGAACGAGGCCGAGACGGCGTCTTTCCTGTTTTCCATCGCCCGCAGGGAGCAGGCCGAGCGGAAGCGCAGCGTCAACCCTCACGCCCAGAAGGCGTCCCACACGCTGGCGGAGAGGCAGGAGTACCTGGTATCGGCCATCTCCGAGGTCGGGCCGGTCATCTCTAAGAACCTCCTCAGGCACTTCGGCTCGGTGAAGAACATCGTGAGCGCCTCGAAGGAGGAGCTCATGGAAGTGGATAAGGTGGGGGAGAAGACGGCCGCAAAGATAAGAGAGGTCATGGACTCGGAGTACCGCCCGAGGGAGTAG